One Anaerobaca lacustris DNA window includes the following coding sequences:
- a CDS encoding TraB/GumN family protein produces METTDNIALPERVSHIRAADRDIYLVGTAHLSKDSVEDVRTMVERVKPDAICIELCQGRYQAMTQADNWAKMDIFKIVRQKKATFLLAQLIMTSFYRRLGEKLGIQPGAEMLKGIELAEQTGAQLVLADRDIEITLKRVWGYLSFWSKFKLFLHMATGVLVREEIDSDMIETLKKQDQLEAVMAEFAAKYPEIKRRLIDERDTYLAEKIRTAPGKTIVAVVGAGHVPGITPQVHEPHALDELMELPTKSVWPTIIKWGVPLAILMLIAYGFTKGADHGFQNITIWFLVNGVLSALGAAVALAHPLTVLSAFLAAPLTSLNPLFAAGWVAGIVQALIKRPKVSDLEDLPDAIGSVRGFWTNPVTRILLVVALANLGSMIGTYIAGVWIAARSV; encoded by the coding sequence ATGGAAACGACTGACAACATTGCCCTGCCGGAGCGCGTCTCTCATATCAGGGCCGCTGACCGAGACATCTACCTCGTCGGCACCGCCCACCTGTCGAAGGACAGCGTCGAGGACGTTCGCACAATGGTCGAACGGGTCAAGCCCGACGCCATCTGCATCGAATTGTGCCAGGGGCGTTACCAGGCCATGACCCAGGCCGACAACTGGGCCAAGATGGACATCTTCAAGATCGTCCGGCAGAAGAAGGCCACCTTCCTCCTGGCGCAGTTGATTATGACCAGCTTCTATCGGCGTCTGGGCGAGAAGCTGGGCATCCAGCCGGGGGCCGAGATGCTCAAAGGCATCGAACTGGCCGAGCAGACCGGGGCCCAACTGGTTCTGGCCGACCGCGACATCGAGATCACGCTCAAACGCGTCTGGGGCTATCTGAGCTTCTGGAGCAAGTTCAAGCTGTTCCTCCACATGGCCACGGGCGTCCTGGTGCGTGAGGAAATCGACAGCGACATGATCGAGACCCTCAAGAAGCAGGACCAGCTCGAGGCCGTGATGGCCGAGTTCGCCGCCAAGTATCCCGAGATCAAGCGAAGGCTGATCGACGAGCGGGACACCTACCTGGCCGAGAAGATCCGCACGGCGCCGGGCAAGACGATCGTCGCCGTCGTCGGAGCCGGCCACGTCCCAGGCATCACGCCGCAGGTTCACGAGCCGCACGCGCTCGATGAGTTGATGGAGTTGCCCACGAAATCCGTCTGGCCGACGATCATCAAGTGGGGCGTTCCGCTGGCAATCCTGATGCTGATCGCCTATGGCTTCACGAAGGGGGCCGACCACGGGTTCCAGAACATCACCATCTGGTTCCTCGTCAACGGCGTGCTTTCGGCCCTCGGCGCAGCGGTGGCCCTGGCGCATCCTCTGACGGTGCTGTCGGCGTTCCTGGCGGCCCCGCTGACCAGCCTGAATCCGCTTTTTGCCGCCGGCTGGGTGGCGGGCATCGTGCAGGCCCTCATCAAGAGGCCCAAGGTCAGCGACCTGGAAGACCTGCCCGACGCCATCGGCAGCGTGCGCGGCTTCTGGACCAACCCGGTCACGCGAATCCTGCTGGTCGTGGCACTGGCCAACCTGGGCAGCATGATCGGCACGTACATCGCCGGCGTATGGATCGCCGCCCGGTCGGTGTAG
- a CDS encoding Glu/Leu/Phe/Val dehydrogenase dimerization domain-containing protein has protein sequence MQRENPQITPESLHSFFGPDGAALGHLVIDSNTGGVSAGGIRMVSQMPTADLCHLARAMTLKYAFLRWPFGGAKAVIFARRDMLSHQDREQLIREFAERLVPFRGRYLPGTDAGTDDDDLRLICRTAGLMRPRSARDSGYYTALTLRLCIEHVAVAQKLALKGSRVAIEGFGKVGGALAQQLVEIGCRIVAVSTDRGAVHDAEGLDVARLLRERDIAGSDCVNRYDPSRRIAPSDVPTVPADFFAPCALSWSIDSSNADRVQARAIVCGANNPVTEKARQALLARSVLCFPDFVSNAGGTLGGIVGSLAVSHKTVVRFIEQQFSPKVHHLIALAHKTDRPLETVALQIASANLDAMKQAGPRRRNPLFSHFVNLVRRGRLPGVLTRTFGLAYVRRTMS, from the coding sequence ATGCAAAGAGAGAACCCTCAGATCACGCCGGAGTCACTGCATTCGTTCTTCGGACCCGACGGAGCTGCCTTGGGCCATCTCGTGATCGATTCGAACACCGGCGGCGTCAGCGCCGGCGGCATTCGAATGGTCTCGCAGATGCCTACGGCCGACCTGTGCCACCTGGCTCGGGCAATGACATTGAAGTATGCGTTCTTGCGGTGGCCGTTCGGCGGCGCCAAGGCGGTCATCTTCGCCCGTCGCGACATGCTGTCGCACCAGGACAGAGAGCAACTCATCCGAGAATTTGCAGAGCGGCTTGTGCCGTTCAGGGGACGCTATCTGCCGGGCACGGACGCCGGCACAGACGACGACGATCTGCGTCTGATCTGCCGGACCGCCGGTCTGATGCGGCCGCGATCGGCGCGGGATTCGGGATATTATACGGCGCTGACACTACGCCTGTGTATCGAACATGTCGCTGTGGCACAGAAACTCGCCCTGAAAGGCTCCCGCGTTGCCATCGAAGGGTTTGGCAAAGTCGGCGGCGCATTGGCTCAGCAGCTTGTCGAGATCGGATGCCGCATCGTGGCCGTCTCGACGGATCGCGGCGCCGTCCACGATGCCGAGGGGCTCGACGTGGCACGGCTGTTGCGCGAGCGAGACATCGCCGGAAGCGATTGTGTGAACCGATACGATCCATCGCGACGGATCGCGCCAAGCGACGTGCCGACGGTGCCGGCCGATTTCTTCGCGCCCTGCGCCCTGTCCTGGAGCATCGACAGCTCCAATGCCGACCGTGTCCAGGCCAGGGCGATCGTATGCGGAGCCAACAACCCCGTCACGGAAAAGGCCCGCCAGGCGCTGTTGGCCAGGAGCGTCCTTTGCTTTCCCGATTTCGTCTCCAATGCCGGAGGCACGCTCGGCGGCATTGTCGGTTCGCTGGCGGTCAGCCACAAAACCGTCGTTCGATTCATCGAACAGCAATTCTCGCCCAAGGTTCACCACCTGATCGCCCTGGCTCACAAGACGGATCGGCCTCTGGAAACGGTCGCCCTGCAGATCGCCTCAGCGAATCTCGACGCCATGAAGCAGGCCGGACCGCGCCGCAGAAACCCGCTGTTCTCACACTTCGTGAACCTCGTTCGACGTGGACGTTTGCCCGGCGTCCTGACGAGAACATTCGGCCTGGCGTACGTCCGCAGGACCATGTCCTGA
- a CDS encoding phenylacetate--CoA ligase family protein — protein sequence MSVEVRTRPFRERVGLTDLLRGIRYGQYCRQVRRLAAMTPEETEQFQIERLREVVTHAYENVELYHRLWRRAGVRPEDIQALADIEKLPVVTKDDLRRNFPDGILSRTYPSRRCYIVGTSGSTGTPVRVFLDLDKALFDFSVNLPQIMAGRRPITVVSASKDFLLRTNIRHLSIVVDEPRAYESLQRRVFPSMKHAVVNSLLSPQEHIEAINRKRPELLMTYPSILRNICMAVRTSGTAVYQPELIMVIGEVLDEPLRKLIGRTFDGELMDVYGSTEAGFLAAECPEHCGLHLLTWKVLVELLGDNDKEVAPGRTGRVVVTDLFNRATPIIRYSGLGDYASRAVEPCRCGRALPMLARIDGRRVDSIVRPDGRILHPYHLTLALEDVPHLAKFQIRQERHDHIRVLLVKDAVVEAADVSFAKDGKLGKTIVQRFSRILGPQVTVDLDTVTDIAARPGSHKYATVLSLIGGDCRPQSGHGPADVRQAECSRQDAGQTSTSNEVHEV from the coding sequence TTGAGCGTTGAGGTGCGGACGCGACCGTTCCGCGAACGAGTGGGCCTGACCGACCTTCTTCGCGGCATTCGCTACGGGCAGTATTGCAGGCAGGTGCGGCGTCTGGCGGCGATGACGCCGGAGGAAACCGAGCAGTTTCAGATAGAACGGTTGCGGGAGGTTGTTACCCACGCGTATGAGAACGTGGAGCTCTACCACCGCCTGTGGCGCCGGGCCGGTGTGCGGCCGGAGGACATCCAAGCGCTGGCCGATATCGAGAAACTCCCGGTCGTCACGAAGGACGATCTCCGACGGAACTTCCCGGACGGCATTCTGTCGCGAACGTATCCATCTCGCCGATGCTACATTGTGGGGACCTCGGGCTCGACGGGCACTCCGGTGCGCGTGTTTTTGGACCTCGACAAGGCCCTCTTCGATTTCTCCGTCAATCTGCCGCAAATCATGGCCGGACGCCGTCCCATCACGGTGGTCTCGGCCTCTAAGGACTTCCTGCTGCGAACGAATATCCGGCACCTGTCTATCGTGGTCGATGAGCCGCGGGCCTATGAGAGCCTGCAACGTCGGGTGTTTCCATCGATGAAGCACGCCGTGGTGAACTCGCTCCTGTCACCGCAGGAGCACATTGAGGCGATCAATCGCAAGCGGCCGGAGCTTCTGATGACGTATCCGAGCATCCTGCGCAACATCTGCATGGCGGTCCGCACCAGCGGCACGGCGGTGTATCAGCCTGAGTTGATCATGGTCATCGGCGAGGTTCTGGACGAGCCGCTTCGCAAGCTGATCGGCCGGACGTTCGACGGCGAGCTGATGGATGTGTACGGTTCGACGGAGGCGGGATTCCTTGCCGCCGAGTGCCCGGAGCACTGCGGCCTGCATCTGCTGACGTGGAAAGTGCTCGTGGAGCTGCTGGGCGATAACGACAAGGAAGTCGCTCCCGGCCGGACGGGCCGAGTGGTGGTCACCGATCTGTTCAATCGTGCGACGCCGATTATCCGGTATTCGGGATTGGGTGATTACGCCTCAAGGGCGGTCGAGCCATGTCGTTGCGGCAGGGCGTTGCCCATGCTTGCCCGCATCGACGGGCGCCGGGTAGACTCGATCGTCCGGCCCGACGGTCGCATCCTTCATCCCTATCATCTCACGCTGGCTCTGGAAGACGTTCCGCATCTGGCCAAGTTCCAGATTCGCCAGGAGCGACACGACCATATCCGTGTCCTGCTGGTCAAGGATGCCGTCGTCGAGGCGGCGGATGTCTCATTTGCCAAGGACGGGAAATTGGGTAAGACCATTGTCCAGCGTTTCTCGCGCATTCTCGGTCCCCAAGTGACGGTCGATCTCGATACGGTGACGGATATCGCCGCCCGTCCGGGCTCGCACAAGTACGCAACGGTGTTGTCTCTGATCGGCGGAGACTGCCGGCCCCAATCAGGACATGGTCCTGCGGACGTACGCCAGGCCGAATGTTCTCGTCAGGACGCCGGGCAAACGTCCACGTCGAACGAGGTTCACGAAGTGTGA
- a CDS encoding SDR family NAD(P)-dependent oxidoreductase has product MAGRFIDKRVIVTGASCGIGAAAAKQFAVEGACVVLVARRREALETVARQIGPDRVLVVAADVTDTDAMGTMLERTQTQFGGVDVLVNNAGYHARGPLERRCPDELARMIDVNLKAPAVLCRMALPYLRRAGGGAIVNVASLAGRVPSGGTATYCATKFGLRAFSLSLAEELEGTGITVSVVSPGLVDTEFFADQVEDVTALAFSQRMSTAEQIAGQILACAADGRRERAVPPPMGAICTIGYVFPGLRRVVRPWLERRGRANKERYIDSRISRRLSQSASSRDASGHASDRGDR; this is encoded by the coding sequence GTGGCAGGCAGATTCATCGATAAGCGTGTGATCGTTACGGGGGCGTCCTGCGGGATCGGAGCGGCGGCCGCAAAGCAGTTTGCCGTCGAGGGGGCGTGCGTTGTTCTCGTGGCCCGGCGCAGAGAGGCCCTCGAAACCGTCGCCCGCCAGATCGGGCCCGACCGGGTGCTGGTGGTCGCCGCCGACGTGACCGATACGGACGCCATGGGGACGATGCTGGAGCGGACGCAGACGCAGTTCGGGGGGGTGGACGTTCTCGTCAACAACGCCGGTTATCACGCCCGAGGGCCGCTCGAGCGGCGCTGCCCGGACGAACTGGCGCGGATGATCGACGTGAACTTAAAAGCGCCGGCGGTCTTGTGCCGCATGGCCTTGCCTTATCTGCGTCGAGCGGGTGGCGGTGCGATTGTCAACGTGGCCTCGCTGGCCGGTCGCGTGCCCAGCGGCGGAACGGCGACCTATTGTGCGACGAAATTCGGATTGCGTGCCTTCAGCCTGTCGCTGGCGGAGGAACTCGAAGGCACCGGCATCACCGTCTCCGTGGTCAGCCCCGGCCTGGTGGACACGGAGTTCTTCGCCGACCAGGTCGAAGACGTCACGGCTCTGGCCTTCTCCCAGCGGATGAGCACGGCCGAACAGATTGCCGGGCAGATTCTTGCCTGCGCCGCCGACGGGCGGCGTGAGCGAGCCGTGCCGCCCCCCATGGGTGCCATCTGTACGATCGGCTACGTCTTTCCCGGCCTGCGGCGCGTGGTTCGACCCTGGCTGGAACGACGGGGCCGTGCGAACAAGGAACGATACATCGATAGCCGGATCTCTCGACGATTGTCTCAATCCGCATCGAGTCGCGATGCATCGGGCCATGCCTCGGATCGAGGTGACCGTTGA
- a CDS encoding metallophosphoesterase family protein, whose translation MTMRSDLRLNRREFLAAGTAALATGALGLPGCATKPSSYAPAPASRWALLADTHIAADPDDHSGEFYPHRHMAKVVEHALANPPEGMVIAGDVARLQGLADDYVQVRKLLSPLDSKVPVYMALGNHDDRANILAEFTNPPGRIQPVKNKHVTIVDAGPVRLVLLDSLWKVNETPGLLGKAQRDWLKAYLAESDETPLLLCFHHSLRDSDGDLLDSPRLFEIIEPVRKVKALVYGHSHDYLYAVHEGIHLINLPAVGYSFRAEMPLGWVEANLTARGGDFTLHAVAGNTDIDGQVTSLTWRT comes from the coding sequence ATGACGATGCGATCCGATCTACGGCTGAACAGACGCGAATTCCTTGCCGCCGGCACAGCGGCGTTGGCGACGGGCGCCCTCGGCTTGCCGGGCTGTGCAACGAAACCGTCGAGCTACGCGCCGGCCCCCGCCAGCCGATGGGCGCTGCTGGCCGATACGCACATCGCCGCCGATCCCGACGACCACAGCGGCGAGTTCTATCCGCACCGCCACATGGCAAAGGTTGTCGAGCACGCGCTGGCGAACCCGCCCGAGGGGATGGTGATCGCCGGCGACGTGGCCCGCCTGCAGGGGCTGGCCGACGATTACGTCCAGGTCCGCAAGCTCCTGTCGCCACTCGACAGCAAGGTACCGGTCTACATGGCGCTGGGCAACCACGACGACCGGGCAAACATCCTGGCCGAGTTCACAAACCCGCCCGGTCGGATTCAGCCGGTCAAGAACAAGCACGTGACCATCGTCGACGCGGGGCCCGTCCGGCTGGTCCTCCTCGATTCGTTGTGGAAGGTCAACGAGACGCCGGGCCTGCTCGGCAAGGCGCAGCGGGACTGGCTCAAGGCGTATCTGGCCGAGTCCGACGAGACCCCCCTGCTGCTGTGCTTCCATCATTCGCTGCGCGACAGCGACGGCGACCTGCTCGATTCGCCGAGGCTCTTCGAGATCATCGAGCCGGTACGAAAGGTCAAGGCCCTGGTCTATGGCCATTCGCACGATTACCTCTACGCCGTGCACGAAGGGATTCATCTGATCAACCTGCCGGCCGTCGGCTACAGTTTCCGAGCCGAGATGCCGCTCGGCTGGGTCGAGGCGAACCTGACCGCCCGAGGCGGCGACTTCACCCTGCACGCCGTGGCCGGCAATACCGACATCGACGGCCAGGTCACATCGCTGACCTGGCGAACGTAG
- a CDS encoding class I SAM-dependent DNA methyltransferase, whose product MNVDRKGPTPGDAMQEAAGAKDYFDAAAVTWDDNPTRVELAKAVAGAMLAAVPLTSRMAVMDFGCGTGLITRELATKVASITAADTSVQMLAVLEAKAKASGLDHVRTLVLENGYPQPSGVQFDAIVSSMVFHHIEDIPALLARFAQWVRPGGWIAVADLEPEDGTFHRDGAHEVHHGIDPVWLGSQIETVGFSVRSIRTVHTIRRQGEGADRPKDYPVFLLVARC is encoded by the coding sequence ATGAACGTGGATCGCAAGGGACCGACACCGGGAGATGCGATGCAGGAGGCCGCAGGGGCGAAGGACTATTTCGACGCGGCGGCGGTGACTTGGGATGACAATCCGACGCGTGTGGAGCTGGCGAAGGCGGTTGCCGGGGCGATGCTCGCGGCGGTTCCGCTGACGTCTCGGATGGCGGTCATGGATTTCGGGTGCGGGACCGGGCTGATTACACGTGAGCTGGCGACGAAGGTTGCTTCGATCACGGCGGCGGACACGTCGGTGCAGATGCTGGCGGTGCTTGAAGCCAAGGCGAAGGCGTCGGGCCTGGATCACGTCCGGACCCTTGTGCTCGAAAATGGATATCCACAACCATCGGGCGTACAGTTCGACGCCATCGTCAGCAGCATGGTTTTTCACCACATCGAGGACATTCCGGCGCTTCTGGCGCGGTTCGCGCAGTGGGTTCGGCCGGGCGGCTGGATCGCTGTCGCCGACCTCGAACCGGAGGACGGGACTTTCCACAGGGACGGCGCGCATGAAGTCCATCATGGCATCGACCCGGTCTGGCTCGGATCGCAGATCGAGACGGTGGGCTTTTCGGTCAGGAGCATACGGACGGTCCACACGATCCGTCGCCAGGGCGAAGGCGCCGATCGGCCCAAGGACTATCCCGTCTTTCTGTTGGTTGCGCGCTGTTGA
- a CDS encoding ABC transporter ATP-binding protein — translation MELAIETSGLTRRFGDLTAVDGLDLHVRTGTFYGFLGPNGAGKSTTIKMLTGLLAPTSGSMCVLGEDTSDLRRAREVKRRVGVVPEDLALFDNLTGREYLTFVGRMYQLPAAVVRQRCDELLAMMTLAHEEAKLTVEYSHGMKKKLALAAALIPNPDLLFLDEPFEGVDAVSSAVLRDTLRQCVRRGATVFLTSHVLEIVEKLCTDVGIVAQGRLVHQSAMDEIRDRGSLEQRFLEVVGSDHIERQKLSWLEA, via the coding sequence ATGGAACTGGCGATTGAGACAAGCGGGTTGACACGTCGCTTCGGTGATCTGACGGCCGTGGACGGTCTGGATCTGCACGTCCGGACCGGGACGTTCTACGGCTTCCTCGGTCCCAACGGCGCCGGCAAGTCCACCACGATCAAGATGCTCACGGGTCTGCTGGCCCCCACCTCGGGGTCCATGTGCGTCCTGGGCGAAGACACGAGCGATCTGCGTCGGGCCCGCGAGGTCAAACGGCGGGTCGGCGTGGTGCCCGAGGACCTGGCCCTGTTCGACAACCTGACCGGGCGGGAGTATCTGACGTTCGTCGGACGGATGTACCAGTTGCCCGCAGCGGTGGTGCGGCAGCGCTGCGACGAACTGCTGGCGATGATGACGCTGGCGCACGAGGAGGCGAAGCTGACGGTCGAGTATTCGCACGGCATGAAGAAGAAGCTGGCGCTGGCGGCCGCGCTGATCCCCAATCCGGACCTGCTGTTTCTGGACGAGCCGTTTGAAGGCGTCGATGCCGTTTCGTCGGCCGTGCTGCGCGACACGCTGAGGCAGTGCGTCCGCCGGGGCGCGACCGTGTTCCTGACGTCCCACGTGCTGGAGATCGTCGAGAAGCTGTGTACCGACGTGGGGATCGTCGCCCAGGGCCGGCTCGTGCACCAGTCCGCGATGGATGAGATTCGAGATCGCGGCTCGCTGGAGCAGCGGTTCCTCGAAGTCGTCGGAAGCGACCACATCGAACGCCAGAAGCTCAGTTGGCTGGAGGCGTAG
- a CDS encoding glutamine synthetase III: MSITVSDSFGRNVFNEATMRECLPKNVFRSLKKTLDGAQPLDPVTADVIANAMKDWAIAKGATHYCHWFQPMTGLTAEKHDAFISPTPDGRTIMEFSGKELIKGEPDASSFPSGGLRATFEARGYTAWDCTSPVFVKENGKNITLYIPSAFCSYTGDALDKKTPLLRSMDALNKQAVRVLRALGNTSSSRVTATMGPEQEYFLIDQEFYRKRLDLVLAGRTLFGAKPPRGQELEDHYFGSLHERVANFMNEVNNELWKLGVTAKTQHNEVAPAQYELAPVFSTVNVAADHNQVTMDTLQKVALHHGFVCLLHEKPFAGVNGSGKHNNWSMVTDDGINLLDPGDTPHDNMVFLVMLCAVVKAVDKNAMLLRASVANAGNEHRLGANEAPPAIVSVFLGDQLTDIFEQLAKGPAKSSKVGGQLKLGVSTLPPLPKDCTDRNRTSPFAFTGNKFEFRMVGSTQSVSGPSFVLNTIVADALCDIADELEKARDVKATAQNILQDIAVKHARILFNGDNYTAEWVAEAERRGLSNIRSTVESLKGIPSKENLALFSKHGVLSGQELKARTEILLEVYSRQINIEAQTMLSIAKRQILPASCEYSARLAAAVAAVSGVGGNAETQSKMLARVCELVTTLENGIGKLEEATAKAAATTGCEAHAESYAHDVLPAMGVVRAAADELEALVDAKLWPLPIYAEMLFLR, encoded by the coding sequence ATGTCGATTACAGTCAGTGATTCATTTGGACGCAACGTGTTCAACGAGGCGACGATGCGGGAGTGTCTGCCGAAGAACGTGTTCCGCTCACTCAAGAAGACGCTGGACGGCGCGCAGCCGCTGGATCCCGTGACCGCCGACGTGATCGCCAATGCCATGAAGGACTGGGCCATCGCCAAGGGCGCGACGCACTACTGCCACTGGTTCCAGCCGATGACCGGTCTGACGGCCGAGAAGCACGATGCGTTCATTTCGCCAACGCCCGACGGTCGCACGATCATGGAGTTCAGCGGCAAGGAGCTGATCAAGGGCGAGCCCGATGCTTCGTCGTTCCCCTCCGGCGGTCTGCGGGCCACGTTCGAGGCCCGAGGCTATACGGCGTGGGATTGCACCTCGCCGGTGTTCGTCAAGGAGAACGGCAAGAACATCACGCTGTACATTCCCAGCGCGTTCTGCTCGTATACGGGCGATGCCCTGGACAAGAAGACGCCGCTGCTGCGTTCGATGGACGCGCTGAACAAGCAGGCGGTTCGCGTGCTGAGGGCCCTTGGCAACACGAGCAGTTCGCGGGTCACGGCGACGATGGGCCCCGAGCAGGAATACTTCCTGATCGATCAGGAATTCTACAGAAAGCGTCTGGACCTCGTTCTGGCCGGGCGGACGCTGTTCGGCGCCAAGCCACCGCGCGGACAGGAACTGGAGGACCACTATTTTGGCTCGCTCCACGAGCGCGTGGCCAATTTCATGAACGAGGTCAACAACGAACTGTGGAAGCTCGGCGTCACGGCCAAGACCCAGCACAACGAGGTCGCGCCGGCGCAGTATGAATTGGCCCCGGTCTTCTCGACGGTCAACGTGGCCGCCGACCACAACCAGGTGACGATGGACACGCTGCAAAAGGTGGCGTTGCATCACGGGTTCGTATGCCTGCTGCACGAGAAGCCGTTCGCCGGGGTCAACGGCTCGGGCAAGCACAACAACTGGAGCATGGTGACCGACGACGGGATCAACCTGCTCGATCCGGGTGACACGCCGCACGACAACATGGTCTTCCTCGTGATGCTCTGCGCTGTCGTCAAGGCGGTGGACAAGAACGCGATGCTGCTCCGCGCCAGTGTGGCCAATGCCGGCAACGAGCATCGGCTCGGCGCCAACGAGGCGCCGCCGGCCATCGTGTCGGTCTTCCTCGGCGATCAGTTGACCGACATCTTCGAGCAACTGGCCAAGGGCCCGGCCAAGAGCAGCAAGGTCGGCGGGCAGCTCAAGCTCGGGGTCTCGACCCTGCCGCCGCTGCCGAAGGACTGCACGGACCGCAACCGGACGTCGCCGTTCGCCTTTACGGGCAACAAGTTCGAGTTTCGCATGGTCGGCTCGACCCAATCCGTCTCGGGCCCCAGCTTCGTGCTCAACACGATCGTGGCCGACGCCCTCTGTGACATCGCCGACGAACTGGAGAAAGCCCGCGACGTCAAGGCGACCGCGCAGAACATCCTGCAGGACATCGCCGTCAAGCACGCCCGGATTCTGTTCAACGGCGACAACTACACCGCCGAGTGGGTGGCCGAAGCAGAGAGACGCGGGCTGTCGAACATCCGCTCGACCGTCGAATCGCTCAAGGGCATCCCTTCCAAAGAGAATCTTGCGCTGTTTAGCAAGCATGGCGTGCTCTCGGGGCAGGAGCTCAAGGCGCGGACCGAGATTCTGCTCGAGGTCTACAGTCGCCAGATCAACATCGAGGCGCAGACCATGCTGAGCATCGCCAAGCGGCAGATTCTCCCGGCGTCCTGCGAGTACTCGGCTCGCCTGGCGGCCGCCGTGGCAGCCGTCTCCGGAGTGGGCGGCAACGCCGAGACCCAGAGCAAGATGCTCGCGCGTGTCTGCGAACTCGTCACGACCCTGGAGAATGGGATCGGCAAACTGGAAGAAGCCACCGCCAAGGCAGCTGCGACGACTGGTTGTGAGGCCCATGCCGAGAGCTACGCGCACGATGTTCTGCCGGCGATGGGCGTCGTTCGGGCGGCGGCCGATGAGTTGGAGGCCCTCGTCGACGCCAAGCTCTGGCCGCTGCCGATCTACGCCGAGATGCTGTTTCTGCGATAA